A window of Candidatus Dependentiae bacterium genomic DNA:
ATACAAATGAAGAGCTTTACGCTAAATTTAAAATCAGTCGTGGAAAAGGTTATGATTTGATAACTCCTTCAGATAGTTGGGTTGAATTGCTTGTTCAGCAAGATCTTTTAGCAAAAATTGATACAAAAAAAATATCTAATTTTAAATATTTGGATAGACGTTTAATTGGAAAGTATTTTGATAAAAATAATTCATATTCCATCCCATATTTCTGGTCCACTGATGGTATAGTTTTTAATAAAGAAAAGTGCAGAAATTTTAATATAAATTGGGACATTATTTTTAATAAACCAAATGATTTGAAATTTAAAATATGTATGATAGATAGTTCCAAAGAAGCTTTTATGATGGCAGCTATTTATTTACTTGGTCGAACTGATAAGTTAACTCATTTAGAATTGGAAAAAATAAAAAATATTCTTACAAATCAAAAAGAATGGGTTGAAATTTATATGCTCTCAAGTTTGCAATATTATTTATTTTCCGACGTGGTGCCATTAGCTGTCACGTCAAGTGCATTTGCAAAAAAAGTTTTGGAATTAAGTGATAAGTATGATTATGTGATTCCAGATCAAGGATCTATTTTATTGATTGATAATTTGGTAATTCCAAAAGAAAGTAATAAAATTGATTTGGTTCATAAATTTATAGACTATTTAATATCTAAAGATATTATTTTTTATAATAGTGAAAAGTATGGTTACAATCCATCCAATGAATTAGCTTATAAGATGGCAAATCCAAGGTTTTTAAAAAATAATTCGTTTTATCCGGATGATAAAACTTTTGCCAAATTATATTTATTGGACAATGAAATGGATATGAAAAAAATTGATGATATGTGGCTGGAAGTTCAGCTTACAAAAAAAGATAGGAATTGAAATGAACAATTTGAAAGAAAATTTTGACAAAATTAATATAAAATTTAAAGAAAAAAAAGATTATTATAAAAATGTTATTAAAAAATTTGCATTAAAAAGTGATTTGGAATTACATAAAAATGCGTTAAATTTGTTTGAAAAAGTTGAGGCTTTATCAAAAGAGATAGATGAAGAATTTGTATCAACAGTTGAAGGTGAACCTGTAAAGGTTACATTAAAGAAAAAGATAAAAGAGTTTAAAAAATTATATAAAAAACTGTACGATATTACAAAACCTGTCTGGAGACAGTGGGTTGAATCGATAGTTTTTGCTGGTGCGTTGGTTTTTGTATTGCGCACATATATTTTTGGTCTTTATCATGTTCCAACGGGTTCTGCTGAAAAAACAATTTTGGTTGGTGATAGGATTTGGGGAAATAAAATGATTTATTTTTTCAATAAAGTAAATCGTGGCGATTGTGTAATTTTTGATAATCCTGAATTTATATATGATAAATCAAATAGTATTAATTATTTTTGGCAAAAATATATAGGATTTCCAATTTCACTCTTAGGTCTTGGCTCCGGTCCGGATAATTGGGTAAAAAGAGTTATAGCAATTCCCGGTGATACAATTGAAGGTAGAATTGAAGACGGTAAAACTGTAATATATCGTAATGGTGAAAAACTTGATGAATCTTTGTATGTTAATCCATATCCATTGATACGTCTTATAAAATCAACAGGATTAATTCCGTTTGAATCTTTTGGC
This region includes:
- a CDS encoding extracellular solute-binding protein — encoded protein: TNEELYAKFKISRGKGYDLITPSDSWVELLVQQDLLAKIDTKKISNFKYLDRRLIGKYFDKNNSYSIPYFWSTDGIVFNKEKCRNFNINWDIIFNKPNDLKFKICMIDSSKEAFMMAAIYLLGRTDKLTHLELEKIKNILTNQKEWVEIYMLSSLQYYLFSDVVPLAVTSSAFAKKVLELSDKYDYVIPDQGSILLIDNLVIPKESNKIDLVHKFIDYLISKDIIFYNSEKYGYNPSNELAYKMANPRFLKNNSFYPDDKTFAKLYLLDNEMDMKKIDDMWLEVQLTKKDRN
- the lepB gene encoding signal peptidase I, whose protein sequence is MNNLKENFDKINIKFKEKKDYYKNVIKKFALKSDLELHKNALNLFEKVEALSKEIDEEFVSTVEGEPVKVTLKKKIKEFKKLYKKLYDITKPVWRQWVESIVFAGALVFVLRTYIFGLYHVPTGSAEKTILVGDRIWGNKMIYFFNKVNRGDCVIFDNPEFIYDKSNSINYFWQKYIGFPISLLGLGSGPDNWVKRVIAIPGDTIEGRIEDGKTVIYRNGEKLDESLYVNPYPLIRLIKSTGLIPFESFGPFVIPSFLRKTLKIVNYTYDPSKSLSNQPFYNMDSKNIIRRADNTPFLKYAYSPEYEYDQSGHSVDEFGPITIPHGNYWVMGDSRKNSRDSRFWGLLDEKLIHGRASFIIYSVDSEEALWIFELLKHPIDFWTKSVRLNRFFKWIK